In the Candidatus Korarchaeum sp. genome, CGGAGGATTATGATAGACCTGCCCAGGACAGTGGACTTCGATGGGAGGAGGGTCATCTTAGTCGATCAGAGGAAGTTACCTCAAGAGCTCTCTTTCGTGGAGTGCTACGATATAGAGTGCGTGGCCTCAGCTATAAGAGGAATGGTAGTCAGAGGGGCCCCTGCTATAGGAGCTACAGCAGCCTTCGGTCTAGCTCTCCACTCTAAGAACATCGGGACCGGGAGTAGGGATGAGCTGCTGAAGGAACTCAGGAGGGCAGCTGATATTTTGAGATCGACTAGGCCGACAGCATACAACATGTTCTGGGCGATAAATAGGGTCATGAGGGCTGCTGAATCCTCTGAGGACGCTGAAGATTTGAGGAGGAAGGTGGAGGAGGAAGCTAGGAGGATAGCTGAGGAGGATATCGAGGCCAATATCGCGATAGGTGAGCACGGGAAGGTCCTGATAGAGGACGGGTATAGGGTGATGACGATATGCAACGCTGGTTCACTAGCCACAGTCTGGTTCGGGACAGCTACAGCCCCCATGTACATGGCTAAGATGCAGGGAATTGATTTCGAGGTCTACGTGCTGGAGACGAGGCCAGTTCTCCAGGGAGCTAGGATAACTTCCTTCGAGCTGAGGAGAGCTGGCATACCAGTTAAGCTAATAGTAGATGGGGCAGCTGGTTACGTTATCTCCGAGATAGGGATAGATCTAATAATAACGGGGGCCGATAGGATATTATTCGATGGCACTGTATTCAATAAGATAGGCACATATACCCTCTCCGTCTTAGCGAAGGAGCACGGGGTCCCCTTCTATGTAGCAGCTCCTACATCTACTTTCGATCCCCTCTCGAGGAGGGAGGATGTGAGGATAGAGATGAGGGAAGCTGATGAAGTCGCTGTGATAAACGGGAGGAGGATAGCGCCGGAGGGTATAACTATACTCAATCCCGCTTTCGATAGGACGCCCCCTGAGAACGTGACCGGTATAATAACTGAGAGGGGGATAATCAGGAAGCCCTTCGAGGAAAAAATAAGGGAGCTCATTGGAAGCCGGGCGGCCTCACCTTGACTACCTCTTGATTCACTAGATTCGGGGGTACCTCTCCCCTCTTGAAAGCTATCAGATTCTCAGCGACCATCTCAGCCATCCTAGATCTCGTCTCATAACTGGCGCTCGCGATATGAGGGGCCAGGACTACGTTATCGAGACCGAGGAGGGGATCGTCAGGGGGTATCGGTTCCTGCTCGAATACATCGAGGCCAGCGCCAGCTATCCATCCCTCCTTGAGCGCTCTATACAGAGCTCTCTGATCTACTACCTTCCCCCTGGACGTATTGACTAGGATCGCTGTACGCTTCATCTTCCTCAACTGCTCCTCCCCTATCATATGATACGTCTCCTCAGTCAGGGGGACGTGGAGGGAAACGAAATCGGATTCCTCGAGTAGTTTCTCGAGGGGGACGTACTCCACACCGAGCTCCTTCTCCAAGTCCTCCCTCCTTATCGTGTCATAGTAGAGGACCCTCATACCGAAGCCCTTGGCCCTCCTAGCTACAGCAGCTCCTATCCTGCCCATCCCCACTATCCCCAGGGTCCTCCCGTAGACATCGTAGCCCAGCATCATCATTGGGTGCCACGCTACCTTCCACTTCCCCTCCCTGACGTACTTATCCGCTTCAACTACCCTCCTAGCTGCAGCCATCAGGAGGGCGAATGCGAAATCGGCTGTAGTCTCTGTTAGCACTCCCGGTGTGTTCGTGACGTAAATCCCTCTCTTAGTCGCTTCCTTTACGTCTATGTTATCGTAACCCACGGCTAATTGAGCCACTATCCTCAGCTTGGGGGCGGCTTCGAATACTTCAGCATCTATCGGATCCGTTAACAGGGATACGAGGGCATCGCAATCCTTAACTCTCTCAATTATGACTCGCTTGGGTGGAGGGGCCTCGTCCTTCCAGAGATCTACCTCGAAATGTTCCTCTATCTTTGAGAGACCTCTCTCCGGGATCTCCCTAGTTACGAAAACTCTGGGTCTCATATGCAATAGCACTCCCCTATTTTTTTTATCTTTTTATCTCCTGGATGTGGGGAGGCAGGTGATGAGTATTTAGGCTGGAGCCCGAGAGGGAGGATGGGAAGTTCGAGTACAAGTTGAAGCTAGAGGCTGGCTCAGGGGATAGGATAGAGAAGCTAGTGACCCAACTGAACTATAGGCTCAATGAGGGAGGTGGAGAAGCATTTTACGAGCTCGGAATAACTGATGACGGTATCCCAGTCGGTCTGACTGATGAGGAGGCTTCAGAATCACTGAAAGTGATCGAGAAGATAACTGAGAGGCTGGGAGCTAAGTTCATGGTAGTGAGGAAGGAGAGAGCGCCTAGAGGATATGTCTACGAGCTCTTGATAAGGAGGACGTTGGATGTCCCACCTATACAGCTCTCAATAGCTCTGCTAGGTAATGTAGATGCCGGGAAGTCCACACTGAAGGGGGTCCTCATCTCCGGGAGCTTGGATGACGGGGATGGCCTAGCTATGAGCCAAGTAGCTAGGTACTTGCACGAGCTCAAGTACAGGAGGTCCTCATCCGTCAGCCATCACATACTCGGCTTCGATGATACGGGGGCTCCAGTCAACGATGCCCTCTCCTACAATGAGGCCGAGATATACTTGAGGTCATCTAAAGTGATAACTCTAGTGGACTTAGCTGGGCATGAGAGATATCTCAGGACGACTCTCAAGGGTATAATGGGTTCCCTCCCTGATTACGCAGCTCTAGTAGTTTCAGCGAACGCTGGTCCGATAGGGAGCTTCAGGGAGCACTTAGGTCTATCTCTGGTCCTCAGCATACCTATCTTCATAGTCGTGACTAAGCTAGATATAACGCCGAAGGAAGTGCTGAAGAGGAACTTAGAGAGCCTGATCGGGATATTAAAGCTACCAGGGGTGAATAAGATCCCCCTATTAGTGAAGGATGAGAATGATTGCGCATTAGCCGCTAGGAACATGCCCCAAGGCAGAGTGACCCCTATATTCCTCGTATCCAATGTCACTGGGGAGGGGCTAGGCTTACTGAAGAAGTTCCTCAATATGATACCTCCTAGGATCAACTGGAGTGAGAGGCTGAGCGGGAAGTTCCTCAGTTACGTGGATGAGAAGTTCAACGTACCCGGGGTGGGCCTCGTCCTATCCGGGTTGATAGAATCGGGCTCTATATCAGTGGGCCAGAGGGTCCTCCTGGGCCCCTTCGAGGATGGTTCGTTCAGGGCAGTGAGGGTCAAATCGATCCATGTGAACAGAGTGAACGTCGAGAGGGCTAACGCTGGTCAATTCGCGACATTCGCTGTGACTAACGTGGATTACGATGAAGTTAGGAAGGGGATGGTCCTGATAGACGACCCTAAGCCATCCGCCGTGAGAGTGTTCAAGGCTAGAGTCAGGGTGCTCCACCACCCGACGACTATAAAAGTCGGGTATGAGCCTGTGATCCACCTAAAGACGATAAGACAACCAGCTAAACTCATAGATTCATCTAAGCAGTACTTGAGGACTGGAGATATCGCTGAAGTCTCATTCAAATTCATGATAAGGCCGGAGTACGTCAGAGTGGGTGACCAATTCGTCTTCAGGGAGGGAAGGACGAAGGGGATAGGTGAAGTGATATCGCTCGTGGAGTAGGTCGGATTGAGGGTTAAAGTAGCTAATAGAATTTTCGAGAGATCGATATCAGATAAAGATTTTGAATACATTAAGGAGAAATTGAAATCAGTTTGTAGGTTTGAGCCCTCATCAGCTACATGGGTCTTCGATCCTAAGAAAGCCCTGTGCAGGGATCCGAGTTTCCTGCAGGAGATATTTGGGGTCCCTAGGGACCTGATAGAGGGGGAATTGAGGAAGTATAGGGAACAACTGGATGAGAGGTTGAATAAGATCTTCGATAGCGGGAAGTTCGCCTTCCTCCCCTGCGGGGAGGTTAGGGAGCCTTTCAGACTCGAGGATGGTCTAGCTGTCGTGGAGATAGAGAAGCTCAGGGATATGATCTCTAGGGAGGGGCCTCTAGTTATCTCAGCTATCATCAGCTCGATAAACGGTTATTACATAGAGGAGCACTTAGATAAGCTGAGGAGATCGGGCAGGGAAGTAGTCATCAGGGACTCCGGGAGGGGCCTCTTAATAGATCATACAGATATGAACTTCCTCAAGGATCTGGAATCGATATCCAGTGTGAAATACTACGTTAAAACTATAAGGGAGGTGAGGGTCTATGAGATCCCGATAATCAGGAGGTCCGGGAACCGTATTGAAGCGCCTTACTTCGCTCACTATTGGATAAGGAGGATAGCTGAGAAGAACGGCCTCTCAGTGAGGGATGAAGTCAATTGGCCAGATTCCGAGCTCAAGTTATCGAGGAACTTCTCCCTCTACGATTTCCAAGAGGCTGCTGTAGAGGAATGGGAGAGGAGAGGGAAATTCGGGACTGTAGTGATGCCCACTGGCGCTGGTAAGACTTACGTCGGGTTGGAAGCTATATTCAGGACCTCTAAGAGCACTTTAATATGCGTAGTCACTGAGGAGATGGTCGGGCAGTGGAGGGAACTGATAAGGGAGAAGCTATCGTACAATCCAGCTATCTTCTCGGGGAGGAAGAAGGAAGTGAGACCCATAACTGTCGGCATTTATAATTCAGTCGCTAAGCATATAGATTCCCTCTACGATAAGTTCTCCTTGGTGATATTCGACGAAGTCCATCACGTCCCGGCATCCACTTTCAAGGAAGTGGCCTTCAGGTCGAAAGCTAAGTACAGGTTGGGGCTCTCAGCTACACCGGAGAGAGCGGATGGGAACGATCACTTGATATTCTTGACTTCAGGTGAGATAGTCTACAAGATAAGTTTCCCTGAGCTCCTCTCCAGGGGCTTCCTAGCCCCCGTCAGGCATCACATAGTTTACGTGGATCTCACTGACGAGGAGAGGAGGGAGATGGGGAGGGAGCTATTCCTGGCTAGAGATGAGGAGGAGAGGAAGCTCATAGAGAAGAAATATGCTCTCAAGGCTAGGAATAAGGTAAGAGAGGTCCTGAGGATAATGGAGGAAGTTAAGGATAGGAAGGTCCTCATCTTCACTGAGTACATAGATCAAGCTGAGGAGATATACAAGGAACTGAGGAAGAAGTACAAAGTGGAACTGATGATAGGGAAGACATCGGGGAGGTCAGAGATATTCGAGAGGTTCAAGAGGGGTGATATAAATGTCATAGTCACTACTAGGGTTCTGGACGAGGGGATAGATGTACCTGATGCCGATGTAGCTATAATAGTGAGCGGATCCGGCTCGAGGAGGCAGATGGCCCAGAGAGTGGGTAGAGTAGTCAGGGGGGCTCCCGGTAAGGTAGCGGATGTCTACGAGATAGTTACGAGGGGGACTATAGAGGAGAAGTTATCCAGAGTCAGGAGGAGGGGGATAGGGTTCCTAAAGGCATACAGAGATCTCAAATATCACTGAGATATGGATCCTCCTCAGTAGATTATGCGACTATACGTCTCGGATTGCTTGAGATGAGCTTTAGGAATCCCCCAATCATTAGGAACTGCCTTCCGCATG is a window encoding:
- the mtnA gene encoding S-methyl-5-thioribose-1-phosphate isomerase, whose product is MIDLPRTVDFDGRRVILVDQRKLPQELSFVECYDIECVASAIRGMVVRGAPAIGATAAFGLALHSKNIGTGSRDELLKELRRAADILRSTRPTAYNMFWAINRVMRAAESSEDAEDLRRKVEEEARRIAEEDIEANIAIGEHGKVLIEDGYRVMTICNAGSLATVWFGTATAPMYMAKMQGIDFEVYVLETRPVLQGARITSFELRRAGIPVKLIVDGAAGYVISEIGIDLIITGADRILFDGTVFNKIGTYTLSVLAKEHGVPFYVAAPTSTFDPLSRREDVRIEMREADEVAVINGRRIAPEGITILNPAFDRTPPENVTGIITERGIIRKPFEEKIRELIGSRAASP
- a CDS encoding D-glycerate dehydrogenase, which translates into the protein MRPRVFVTREIPERGLSKIEEHFEVDLWKDEAPPPKRVIIERVKDCDALVSLLTDPIDAEVFEAAPKLRIVAQLAVGYDNIDVKEATKRGIYVTNTPGVLTETTADFAFALLMAAARRVVEADKYVREGKWKVAWHPMMMLGYDVYGRTLGIVGMGRIGAAVARRAKGFGMRVLYYDTIRREDLEKELGVEYVPLEKLLEESDFVSLHVPLTEETYHMIGEEQLRKMKRTAILVNTSRGKVVDQRALYRALKEGWIAGAGLDVFEQEPIPPDDPLLGLDNVVLAPHIASASYETRSRMAEMVAENLIAFKRGEVPPNLVNQEVVKVRPPGFQ
- a CDS encoding GTP-binding protein; amino-acid sequence: MKLEAGSGDRIEKLVTQLNYRLNEGGGEAFYELGITDDGIPVGLTDEEASESLKVIEKITERLGAKFMVVRKERAPRGYVYELLIRRTLDVPPIQLSIALLGNVDAGKSTLKGVLISGSLDDGDGLAMSQVARYLHELKYRRSSSVSHHILGFDDTGAPVNDALSYNEAEIYLRSSKVITLVDLAGHERYLRTTLKGIMGSLPDYAALVVSANAGPIGSFREHLGLSLVLSIPIFIVVTKLDITPKEVLKRNLESLIGILKLPGVNKIPLLVKDENDCALAARNMPQGRVTPIFLVSNVTGEGLGLLKKFLNMIPPRINWSERLSGKFLSYVDEKFNVPGVGLVLSGLIESGSISVGQRVLLGPFEDGSFRAVRVKSIHVNRVNVERANAGQFATFAVTNVDYDEVRKGMVLIDDPKPSAVRVFKARVRVLHHPTTIKVGYEPVIHLKTIRQPAKLIDSSKQYLRTGDIAEVSFKFMIRPEYVRVGDQFVFREGRTKGIGEVISLVE
- a CDS encoding DEAD/DEAH box helicase; its protein translation is MRVKVANRIFERSISDKDFEYIKEKLKSVCRFEPSSATWVFDPKKALCRDPSFLQEIFGVPRDLIEGELRKYREQLDERLNKIFDSGKFAFLPCGEVREPFRLEDGLAVVEIEKLRDMISREGPLVISAIISSINGYYIEEHLDKLRRSGREVVIRDSGRGLLIDHTDMNFLKDLESISSVKYYVKTIREVRVYEIPIIRRSGNRIEAPYFAHYWIRRIAEKNGLSVRDEVNWPDSELKLSRNFSLYDFQEAAVEEWERRGKFGTVVMPTGAGKTYVGLEAIFRTSKSTLICVVTEEMVGQWRELIREKLSYNPAIFSGRKKEVRPITVGIYNSVAKHIDSLYDKFSLVIFDEVHHVPASTFKEVAFRSKAKYRLGLSATPERADGNDHLIFLTSGEIVYKISFPELLSRGFLAPVRHHIVYVDLTDEERREMGRELFLARDEEERKLIEKKYALKARNKVREVLRIMEEVKDRKVLIFTEYIDQAEEIYKELRKKYKVELMIGKTSGRSEIFERFKRGDINVIVTTRVLDEGIDVPDADVAIIVSGSGSRRQMAQRVGRVVRGAPGKVADVYEIVTRGTIEEKLSRVRRRGIGFLKAYRDLKYH